Proteins encoded in a region of the Watersipora subatra chromosome 5, tzWatSuba1.1, whole genome shotgun sequence genome:
- the LOC137397205 gene encoding general transcription factor II-I repeat domain-containing protein 2-like, with product MVKRKIDNRTFQDRWEANYLFTTIKDKPVCLVCGASVAVIKEYNIRRHYETKHYEKYKDLDLEQKLQKVEEMKRSLACRQTLFTKAKSKSEAAVKASFIVAAEIAKSARPFSEGEFVKKCMVKVCDIVCPDKKQEFLNVSLSRNTVAERVCELSTNLHEQLIIQQHNNILPCCG from the coding sequence ATGGTCAAACGAAAGATAGACAACAGGACCTTCCAAGACAGGTGGGAGGCAAATTATTTGTTCACGACTATAAAGGACAAACCTGTTTGTCTTGTGTGCGGAGCTAGCGTGGCTGTAATAAAAGAATATAACATAAGAAGACACTATGAAACGAAACATTATGAAAAGTACAAGGACCTGGACCTAGAGCAGAAGCTGCAAAAGGTGGAGGAGATGAAAAGAAGTCTGGCTTGCAGGCAGACCTTGTTCACGAAAGCAAAATCAAAAAGTGAAGCTGCTGTAAAAGCCAGCTTTATTGTGGCAGCAGAGATCGCAAAATCAGCCCGGCCCTTCAGTGAGGGAGAGTTTGTCAAAAAGTGCATGGTCAAAGTTTGCGACATCGTGTGCCCAGATAAGAAGCAAGAATTTTTAAACGTGAGCCTGAGCAGAAATACCGTGGCTGAGCGCGTGTGTGAGCTTTCCACTAATCTACATGAACAACTAATAATACAACAACATAACAACATACTCCCTTGCTGTGGATGA